A portion of the Thermodesulfovibrionales bacterium genome contains these proteins:
- a CDS encoding class I SAM-dependent methyltransferase, giving the protein MRSKETVNHHQADLEITMSRGTHGMRSRRCRFCGSGLHVTFVDLGVSPLANSFLRADELGRMEAFYPLHTYVCEHCFLVQLEAFQTPEHMFGDYVYFSSYSDTWLRHAEEFTNEIMARYALTGSSQVIEIASNDGYLLQYFQQRGVSVLGIEPAANVAEAAIGKGIPTLVEFFGAKTAEKLSSQGIKADVLIGNNVLAHVPDLKDFVLGMKVLLKGNGVITIEFPHLMRLIEDSQFDTIYHEHFSYFSFGTVLRIFSDQGLTVFDVEELKTHGGSLRVYARHTEDKTKPVTGEVKALEAREDKAGLTNLEYYRSFGEKVKEAKRAILDVMIKIKRAGKTIVGYGAAAKGNTLLNYCGIRSDFLDYVVDRNPHKQGKYLPGTRVPIHHPDKIRETKPDILLIIPWNLRDEITEQMSHLRSWGGRFLVLIPEIRVF; this is encoded by the coding sequence TGGGAGCGGTTTGCATGTCACCTTTGTTGACCTCGGGGTTTCACCGCTCGCAAACTCCTTTCTCAGGGCAGACGAATTAGGCAGGATGGAAGCCTTTTATCCGCTCCATACCTATGTCTGCGAGCACTGCTTTTTGGTACAACTCGAGGCATTTCAGACTCCCGAGCACATGTTCGGCGATTATGTCTACTTTTCCTCATACTCTGATACGTGGCTCCGACATGCAGAGGAGTTCACGAATGAGATAATGGCGCGCTACGCATTGACCGGATCGAGTCAGGTGATCGAGATAGCGAGCAATGACGGCTATCTCCTCCAATATTTTCAGCAGCGGGGGGTCTCAGTCCTGGGAATCGAACCTGCCGCCAACGTTGCCGAAGCGGCCATCGGGAAAGGCATTCCGACGCTTGTCGAATTCTTCGGCGCGAAGACGGCAGAGAAACTCAGTTCTCAAGGAATAAAGGCTGACGTCCTCATAGGGAACAACGTCCTCGCTCATGTGCCCGATTTAAAGGATTTTGTTCTAGGCATGAAAGTCCTTTTGAAAGGTAACGGCGTAATTACGATCGAATTCCCGCATCTCATGAGACTCATCGAGGACAGCCAGTTTGATACCATTTACCATGAACACTTCTCTTACTTCTCATTTGGAACGGTTCTCAGAATCTTTTCAGATCAGGGTCTGACCGTATTCGACGTTGAGGAACTGAAAACCCACGGCGGCTCATTGAGAGTATATGCGAGACATACTGAGGATAAGACGAAGCCGGTCACCGGGGAGGTGAAAGCATTAGAGGCGCGGGAAGACAAGGCCGGTCTGACGAACCTTGAATATTACCGTTCATTTGGAGAAAAGGTGAAAGAGGCAAAGCGTGCCATCCTTGACGTTATGATCAAAATAAAGAGGGCAGGGAAAACCATTGTCGGTTATGGCGCTGCCGCTAAGGGCAACACGCTTCTTAATTATTGCGGTATACGGAGTGATTTTCTCGATTACGTCGTTGATCGCAACCCCCATAAGCAGGGAAAGTATCTCCCGGGAACCCGCGTCCCGATCCATCATCCGGACAAAATCAGAGAGACGAAGCCCGACATCCTCCTCATCATCCCGTGGAATCTGAGAGACGAGATTACGGAACAGATGTCCCACCTGCGTTCCTGGGGAGGTCGGTTCCTCGTACTGATCCCCGAAATAAGAGTCTTTTAA
- a CDS encoding NAD(P)-dependent oxidoreductase yields the protein MKKVLITGGTGFIGRHCIPLLVARDYEVHALSSRTSGVEERNVHWHRADLFEKGQVFDVLARVKPTHLIHTAWCVTPGSYQNSPANIEWVKASLDLVQAFARQGGRRLVITGSCAEYDWRFGYCSESLTPIVPRDLYGTAKHSLQLMVSAYSANVGLSAAWARIFFLYGPHEHPKRIVPSVVRSLLSGSPARCSEGDQIRDYLYVGDVADALVTLLDSKIQGPLNIGSGSPVSIKEIAYTIGHKLKRSDLIELGALPLSPDDPPLVVANTSRLKEALGWEPTYGLNRGIDLTIEWWRDNMFRSSSAVVKETTEFESVKMEGRSSKGKER from the coding sequence ATGAAAAAAGTATTGATTACCGGCGGAACGGGCTTCATCGGAAGGCACTGCATCCCCCTGCTCGTTGCCCGGGACTACGAAGTTCATGCCCTTTCCTCGAGGACATCGGGCGTTGAGGAGAGAAATGTACATTGGCACAGGGCCGATCTTTTTGAGAAAGGGCAGGTCTTCGATGTCTTGGCCAGGGTGAAGCCGACGCATCTGATTCATACCGCATGGTGTGTGACTCCCGGGAGTTACCAGAATTCCCCGGCGAACATAGAATGGGTCAAGGCGAGTCTGGATCTGGTTCAAGCCTTTGCAAGGCAGGGCGGCAGGAGGCTCGTGATTACCGGAAGTTGCGCAGAGTACGACTGGAGATTTGGCTACTGCTCGGAATCTCTGACCCCGATCGTTCCAAGAGACCTCTACGGAACGGCAAAGCACTCCCTGCAGCTTATGGTCAGCGCCTATTCAGCCAATGTTGGGTTAAGCGCCGCCTGGGCAAGAATCTTTTTTCTCTACGGACCCCATGAACACCCGAAGAGGATAGTACCGTCCGTAGTCCGTTCATTGTTGTCGGGCAGTCCGGCCCGCTGTTCAGAGGGCGATCAGATCCGGGATTATCTCTATGTGGGCGACGTTGCCGATGCGTTGGTTACCCTTCTCGATAGTAAAATCCAGGGCCCTCTCAATATCGGTTCCGGGTCGCCCGTTTCGATAAAAGAGATCGCATATACCATCGGCCATAAATTGAAGAGGTCCGACCTTATCGAACTCGGTGCTCTGCCTCTCTCTCCTGATGATCCGCCTCTCGTTGTTGCCAACACCTCACGGCTGAAAGAAGCACTCGGGTGGGAACCGACTTACGGTCTTAACCGCGGCATTGACCTGACCATAGAATGGTGGCGGGACAATATGTTCCGGTCGTCATCGGCGGTTGTTAAGGAGACGACAGAGTTTGAGAGCGTAAAAATGGAAGGCAGATCCTCTAAGGGGAAGGAGCGATGA
- a CDS encoding glycosyltransferase family 2 protein — translation MNGKNPEVTLVMPCYNEEDSLPVTVPELCDAFGADGVRLELVLVDNGSRDKTGEIIDSLIAAGYPIRKMSLSPNQGYGGGVLAGLNVCETPVVGYLCADGQVSAEDTLIAYRLIKGREDRAITKVRRKFRKDSLKRKIVSIVYNGLMQVLYGGLGAIDVNGNPKIFSLKTLKAMELSSRDWFLDPEFIIKAKHMGLRIIEFDVEGVARRGGASNVRTSTCIEFLKNILLYRFGSALKSWRQRITEAGPYVCHDDSKVTRSVKP, via the coding sequence ATGAACGGTAAGAATCCTGAGGTAACGCTTGTCATGCCTTGTTATAATGAGGAAGATTCGCTGCCGGTAACCGTTCCTGAATTGTGCGATGCCTTCGGTGCGGATGGCGTACGCCTCGAACTTGTGCTTGTTGATAATGGCTCAAGGGATAAAACGGGCGAGATTATCGACAGTCTCATCGCGGCAGGGTATCCGATCAGGAAGATGAGCCTCAGCCCGAATCAGGGGTATGGCGGCGGGGTTCTCGCCGGATTGAACGTCTGTGAGACTCCCGTTGTAGGCTACCTCTGTGCCGACGGCCAGGTCTCTGCTGAAGACACGCTGATCGCATACCGCCTCATAAAGGGGAGGGAAGACCGCGCGATAACCAAGGTGAGAAGAAAATTTCGCAAGGACAGCCTGAAAAGAAAAATCGTGTCTATCGTTTATAACGGATTGATGCAGGTTCTCTACGGCGGCCTCGGAGCTATTGATGTCAACGGAAATCCGAAGATCTTCTCGCTGAAGACATTAAAGGCTATGGAACTCTCTTCGCGGGACTGGTTCCTGGATCCGGAATTCATCATTAAGGCGAAGCACATGGGTCTGAGAATCATCGAGTTCGATGTGGAGGGTGTTGCGAGAAGAGGTGGAGCCTCAAACGTAAGAACGAGCACCTGCATCGAGTTTCTCAAAAACATTCTTCTCTATCGGTTCGGCAGCGCCCTGAAATCATGGAGACAGAGAATAACGGAAGCCGGCCCCTATGTCTGTCATGATGATTCTAAAGTCACGCGCTCTGTCAAACCATGA